In the Drosophila takahashii strain IR98-3 E-12201 chromosome 3R, DtakHiC1v2, whole genome shotgun sequence genome, one interval contains:
- the LOC108064647 gene encoding acyl-coenzyme A thioesterase 9, mitochondrial has translation MLCGIARGFGKVLVSRFPSSTARRRHLLANNCSILASRSYTLDNGPKVKSDHRSGTMVEVARIIREQSGVDVGYHAIPKPRDHLLQHQPKREELPSRTMLDSHTTAILPLSSSELIRESYVNHLGRVRLGRIMEELDMFAVWICHRHVKLPKLPKGVPLPYTFVTLLVDKVEFTNLERLQVDQDIEISGHISWAGRSSMEITIYVKQLAPGSSEYIDVTKAIFVMVARNATNTGAAPINPLEIGDATEQLIWEQAEKRQQQRKSSAMESVLNSPPREYEQTIMYEILKRTTPTNSMDLNKRVLPPKCRWMEDSLQTTMIAPFPENRNAQNTIFGGYLMRQAVEISFIMASIYLGDRPILKCISDISFMHPVHVNRFLQLTAYVVYAAQNYVQLMTVAQIWDAKSGKVQTTNVFYLTYRADKVLDEVLPRSYREMLWYVHGRRKLLAALNLQPELPDPIDVPKEKENNICT, from the exons ATGCTTTGTGGGATTGCCCGGGGATTTGGAAAGGTGCTGGTGAGTAGGTTCCCCTCGTCAACAGCCCGGCGAAGGCATCTGTTGGCCAACAACTGCTCTATCTTGGCCTCCAGGAGCTACACGCTGGACAACGGACCCAAGGTGAAGTCGGATCATCGCTCGGGAACGATGGTTGAAG TGGCCCGCATCATCCGCGAGCAATCCGGCGTGGATGTGGGCTACCATGCCATTCCCAAGCCCCGGGATCACCTGCTGCAGCATCAGCCGAAGAGAGAGGAACTCCCGTCCAGAACCATGCTGGATTCCCACACCACTGCCATTCTGCCCCTGAGTTCCAGCGAGCTGATCCGCGAGAGCTACGTGAATCACCTGGGCAGGGTGAGATTGGGTCGCATTATGGAGGAACTGGACATGTTTGCGGTGTGGATCTGCCATCGCCACGTCAAGCTGCCCAAGCTGCCGAAAGGAGTGCCTCTGCCCTACACCTTCGTCACCCTGCTGGTGGACAAGGTGGAGTTCACCAACCTGGAGCGGCTGCAGGTGGACCAGGACATCGAGATCAGTGGCCACATCTCGTGGGCCGGTCGCAGTTCCATGGAGATCACCATCTACGTGAAGCAGTTGGCACCTGGAAGCAGTGAATACATCGACGTGACCAAGGCCATCTTTGTGATGGTGGCCAGAAACGCCACCAACACGGGAGCGGCGCCCATAAATCCCCTGGAGATTGGCGACGCCACCGAGCAGCTCATCTGGGAGCAGGCGGagaagcggcagcagcagcgcaaaTCCTCCGCCATGGAATCGGTGCTCAATTCGCCGCCCAGGGAGTACGAGCAGACCATCATGTACGAGATTCTCAAGCGGACCACGCCCACGAACAGCATGGATCTCAACAAGCGCGTCCTGCCGCCGAAGTGCCGCTGGATGGAGGACTCGCTGCAGACGACGATGATCGCCCCGTTTCCGGAGAACCGGAATGCCCAGAACACCATCTTCGGCGGCTACCTGATGCGCCAGGCCGTCGAGATCAGCTTCATCATGGCCAGCATCTACCTGGGCGACCGGCCCATCCTCAAGTGCATCTCGGACATCAGCTTCATGCACCCGGTGCACGTGAACCGGTTCCTCCAGCTCACCGCCTACGTGGTCTACGCCGCCCAGAACTACGTCCAGCTGATGACGGTGGCCCAGATTTGGGACGCCAAGAGCGGCAAGGTGCAGACCACGAATGTCTTCTACCTGACCTACAGGGCGGACAAGGTGCTGGACGAGGTGCTCCCGCGATCCTACCGAGAAATGCTGTGGTACGTCCACGGCAGGCGGAAACTGCTGGCCGCCCTGAACCTGCAGCCGGAGCTCCCGGATCCCATCGACGTGcccaaggagaaggagaacaACATCTGCACTTAA
- the RpL6 gene encoding large ribosomal subunit protein eL6 yields the protein MAPVEKAKKVAKSAKKGKKHPVNSYLKGGILRYSKAQMYKRRALYRLKDKKSPVVQKVKVPIKKVKKIGGPKNGGERTVFLKKSKATYPTKTFVKKRPSKANFSEHKRNTRRNLTPGTVLILLAGRHQGKRVVLLKTLSSGLLLVTGPFALNSCPLRRVSQRYVIGTSSKVDLGAFQVPEHLNDAYFRRLKAKKDKKSGEADIFAAKKERFVPNEQRKKDQKEVDSALLKVIKAHPEGKFFAKYLQNMFALHSSQYPHRMRF from the exons ATGGCACCCGTCGAGAAAGCTAAAAAGGTGGCCAAGTCGGCCAAAAAGGGCAAGAAGCACCCCGTCAACTCCTACCTGAAGGGCGGCATCCTGCGTTACTCCAAGGCGCAG ATGTACAAGCGTCGTGCTTTGTACCGCCTGAAGGACAAGAAGAGCCCCGTGGTGCAGAAGGTGAAGGTGCCCATCAAGAAGGTGAAGAAGATCGGAGGCCCCAAGAACGGCGGCGAGCGTACCGTCTTCCTGAAGAAGTCCAAGGCCACCTACCCGACCAAGACCTTCGTGAAGAAGCGCCCCTCGAAGGCCAACTTCAGCGAGCACAAGCGCAACACGCGCCGCAACCTGACGCCCGGAACCGTGCTCATCCTGCTGGCCGGTCGCCACCAGGGCAAGCGCGTCGTCCTGCTGAAGACGCTCTCCTCCGGCCTCCTGCTGGTCACCGGACCCTTCGCCCTCAACTCGTGCCCCCTGCGTCGCGTGTCCCAGCGCTACGTGATCGGCACCTCCTCCAAGGTGGACCTGGGTGCCTTCCAGGTGCCCGAGCACCTGAACGACGCCTACTTCCGTCGCCTGAAGGCCAAGAAGGACAAGAAGAGCGGCGAGGCCGACATCTTCGCGGCCAAGAAGGAGCGCTTCGTGCCCAACGAGCAGCGCAAGAAGGACCAGAAGGAGGTCGACTCCGCCCTGCTGAAGGTGATCAAGGCCCATCCCGAGGGCAAGTTCTTCGCCAAGTACTTGCAGAACATGTTCGCCCTGCACTCCTCCCAATACCCCCACCGCATGCGATTCTAA
- the CycG gene encoding cyclin G, translated as MSVPVRYSSAAAEYAAEVDCTLQQQEQEQQQLQQQHLQQQYEYEQYQQYQYQREQDIAYYCQLQAARQQEQLMQQRTSMSSSVMPGLSLPQDLDLDLPTHRNNNMDARSINDILVDDEQPSTSAQAAAAAAVASSLNAGGSGSGLGVGKLANNGINRNAEMPTDWMRIADEGRYGTPGAAGLEYQKYEQQQLEDEEGAGAVGGVAAGNNNGEPSSTSKKLEDQLHALTSDELYETLKEYDALQDKFHTVLLLPKESRREVTAGGRDGSAYVLRCLKMWYELPSDVLFSAMSLVDRFLDRMAVKPKHMACMSVASFHLAIKQLDLKPIPAEDLVTISQCGCTAGDLERMAGVIANKLGVQMGHAPITSVSYLRIYYALFRNLAKEIGGDFFKFYQQLIKLEELENRLEILMCDVKTTVITPSTLALVLICLHLDFHIKESYTRGSPELKHVFEYILFLQQYMRIPDRVFTCGFSIVSGILSHYNGQNKAPYKQRLVWKLSSRTLRVLRPINRFSSDLPTIEEGISNALDDGLRSRTESISSEEEEDWPTSPIIPIFEQC; from the exons ATGTCTGTCCCTGTACGCTACTCCTCCGCTGCCGCCGAATACGCCGCCGAAGTTGATTGCACCCTGCAACAGCAGGAAcaagagcaacagcaactgcaacagcaacacctgCAACAGCAATACGAGTACGAGCAATACCAGCAGTACCAGTACCAACGGGAGCAGGATATCGCATACTATTGCCAGTTGCAGGCGGCGCGGCAGCAGGAGCAGTTGATGCAGCAGAGGACATCGATGTCGTCGTCGGTTATGCCAGGCCTCAGCTTGCCCCAGGACTTGGACTTGGATCTACCCACCCATCGCAACAACAACATGGACGCCCGCAGCATCAACGACATTCTGGTCGACGACGAGCAGCCCTCGACTTCGGCCCAGGCTGCCGCcgcagctgctgttgcttcgTCTCTAAACGCTGGTGGATCTGGATCTGGACTGGGTGTGGGCAAGCTGGCCAACAACGGCATTAACCGCAATGCAGAGATGCCAACTGATTGGATGAGGATTGCGGACGAGGGCCGGTATGGGACACCGGGTGCTGCTGGCTTGGAATATCAGAAGTacgaacaacaacaattggAGGATGAAGAAGGAGCGGGAGCTGTTGGTGGAGTCGCCGCCGGCAACAATAATGGCGAGCCATCCTCGACCTCGAAGAAGCTGGAGGATCAGCTGCACGCCCTCACCTCGGATGAGTTGTACGAGACCCTCAAGGAGTACGACGCCCTGCAGGACAAGTTCCACacggtgctgctgctgcccaagGAGTCGAGG CGCGAGGTGACTGCCGGCGGACGAGATGGTTCTGCCTACGTGCTGCGCTGCCTGAAGATGTGGTACGAGCTGCCCTCTGATGTCCTCTTCTCGGCCATGAGCCTGGTGGATCGCTTCCTGGACCGGATGGCCGTGAAGCCCAAGCACATGGCCTGCATGAGCGTGGCCTCGTTCCATTTGGCCATCAAGCAGCTGGACTTGAAGCCCATACCCGCCGAGGATCTGGTTACAATATCTCAG TGTGGTTGTACCGCTGGCGATCTGGAACGCATGGCCGGCGTGATCGCCAACAAGCTGGGCGTCCAGATGGGACATGCACCGATCACCTCCGTGAGCTACCTGCGCATCTACTACGCCCTCTTCCGCAACTTGGCCAAGGAGATTGGCGGCGACTTCTTCAAGTTCTACCAGCAGCTGATCAagctggaggagctggagaACCGCCTGGAGATCCTGATGTGCGACGTGAAGACCACGGTGATCACGCCCTCGACGCTGGCGCTGGTGCTCATCTGCCTGCACTTGGACTTCCACATCAAGGAGTCGTACACCCGCGGCAGTCCCGAGCTGAAGCACGTCTTTGAGTACATTCTCTTCCTGCAGCAGTACATGAGG ATCCCCGATCGCGTTTTCACCTGCGGCTTCAGCATCGTCTCGGGCATCCTGTCCCACTACAACGGGCAGAACAAGGCGCCCTACAAGCAGCGGCTTGTCTGGAAGCTGTCCAGTCGCACGCTGCGCGTCCTGCGCCCGATCAACCGCTTCTCCTCCGACCTGCCCACCATTGAGGAAGGCATCTCCAATGCCCTTGACGATGGCCTGCGATCGAG AACCGAGAGTATTAgctccgaggaggaggaggactggCCCACTTCACCCATAATTCCAATTTTCGAACAATGTTAG